The genomic interval GCGCGACGACCTCGCGCCCGGCCCGCGCCAGCTGCAGCAGCGCGTCGACCGCGCCCGCGTCGAACCAGTCGCCGATCGCGACGACCAGGTCGCCGCGCGCGATGCGGCCCCAAACGGGTGCCAGCGTCGCCGGATCGGGCCAGCCACCGGCGGGCGCGGCGCGCGCCAGCGCGTGGCGCAAGCGGTCGCGCTGCCGCGGCCCGATGCCCGGTGCGACCAGCGCGACGCCGGCGCCACCACAGGTCGCCAGACCGCAGGCATCGCCCTGGCGGTGCGCGATCTCCACCACGCAGGCCGCCAGCAAACGTGCGACCTCCAGACGCGTACGCTGCGGCGCGGCGTCGTCGGCCTGGGCCATCGACGCGGTGGTGTCGAGCAGCACCCAGGCCCGGACCGGGCTCTCGCGCTCGGCCTCGCGCACGAAGAAGCGATCGCTGCGTGCGTAGAGCTTCCAATCGATCTGCCGCGGCTCATCACCCGGCTCGTAGGCGCGGTACTGCGCGAACTCCAGGCCCGCGCCGCGATTGCGGCTGGCGTGCTGGCCCAGGCCGTCACGCCCCCGCGCCTGGCGCGGGCGCAGCCGCAATGCCGCCAGACAGGCCCGCAACGCAGGCGTCAGCCTATCGCCGGGCGGCGGGCCGTCCGGCGACATCGGCGTTGCCGGGTTCGCGGCCGCCACGCTGCGCTCAGCGGTCCGGTGCCGGCAGCGCGCGCAGCAGGCCGGCGACCACCGCATCGGCGTCGATCTGTCCGGCCTCCGCCGCGAACGACAGCACCAGCCGGTGACGCAGCACCGGCGCGATCAATGCCGTGACATCCTCGCGCGTCGCTGCAAGCCGGCCCTGCAGCAACGCGCGCGCCTTGGCCGCGAGCACCAGCGACTGTCCGGCGCGCGGCCCGGCGCCCCAGCGCACGTACTCGCGCACGATTTCGGGGACGCCCTCGCCCGGCCGGGTCGCGCGCACCAGCGCGGCGATCCAGGCCAGCAGGTCGTCGCCCAGGTGCACCTGGCGCACCAATGCCTGCAGTGTCAGCACCGCAGCGGCGTCCATGACCCGCGGCACTTCGGCCTCCGCCGCCCCCGTCGTGCGCGCGAGGATCGCCTGCTCCTCGTCGGCATCCGGATAGCCCAGCGCGACATGCAGCAGGAAGCGGTCGAGTTGCGCCTCGGGCAAGGGATAGGTGCCGGCCTGCTCGATCGGATTCTGCGTCGCCAGCACGAAGAACGGCTGCGGCAGCGCCCGGGTCACGCCGGCATGGCTGACGGTGCGCTCGGCCATCGCTTCGAGCAGCGCCGCCTGGGTCTTGGGCGGCGTGCGATTGAGCTCGTCGGCCAGCAGCAACTGGGTGAACACCGGCCCTTCCTGGAAACGGAAATGCCGCCGCCCGGTGCCGTGATCCTCCTCGAGCAGTTCGGTGCCCAGCAGGTCACTGGGCATCAGGTCGGGCGTGAACTGCACACGCCGGAAGTCGAGGTCGAGCGCCTG from Luteimonas sp. S4-F44 carries:
- a CDS encoding DUF58 domain-containing protein, yielding MSPDGPPPGDRLTPALRACLAALRLRPRQARGRDGLGQHASRNRGAGLEFAQYRAYEPGDEPRQIDWKLYARSDRFFVREAERESPVRAWVLLDTTASMAQADDAAPQRTRLEVARLLAACVVEIAHRQGDACGLATCGGAGVALVAPGIGPRQRDRLRHALARAAPAGGWPDPATLAPVWGRIARGDLVVAIGDWFDAGAVDALLQLARAGREVVALQVLTADERDFPFCDGRRFVDPETGEALLGDGPALRADYLVRFGAAQRALAARLAGAGIAFATHVADAPPEGVLRALFGDRPR
- a CDS encoding MoxR family ATPase codes for the protein MNATTPTEADLRTRLAQLDALRDAIARAVVGQAEVVEQLLVALLAGGHVLLEGVPGLGKTLLVRTLGQALDLDFRRVQFTPDLMPSDLLGTELLEEDHGTGRRHFRFQEGPVFTQLLLADELNRTPPKTQAALLEAMAERTVSHAGVTRALPQPFFVLATQNPIEQAGTYPLPEAQLDRFLLHVALGYPDADEEQAILARTTGAAEAEVPRVMDAAAVLTLQALVRQVHLGDDLLAWIAALVRATRPGEGVPEIVREYVRWGAGPRAGQSLVLAAKARALLQGRLAATREDVTALIAPVLRHRLVLSFAAEAGQIDADAVVAGLLRALPAPDR